One Archangium violaceum genomic window, CCGTCTACCCCGAGCCCGAACGCCTCGGCGAGACGACCTGAACCCCCCTGGCCGCCTCAAACGGCCTCGCGCCGCGCTCCACTCAGCGCCCATCCGATGGCGCCACCCTGCAGGTCGATCGCGATATGGATGAGGATGGGCCAGAGCAGGGATTCGGTGGTCGCGTAGAGCGCGCCGAGGAGCAGGCCGACGGCCGTGGATTTCACCACCCCGGCGGCCCCCTGGTAGAGGTGGGCGAGACCGAAGACGAGCCCCGTGAGGATGACGGCGGGCCAGACTCCGAAGAACACCGCCGCGTACCAGAGCAGGAAGCCGCGGTAGAGCACCTCCTCGCAAATGCCCGCGGTGACCGAGAGCGCCTGGAAGGTCCGGTACTCGCGTGAGGTCTGGGGAAGGAGGGTCGAAACAGAGCCCATCTGTGCGGCGAGTTGCGCGCGTCCCGCGTCGTCCAGGCGGTTGATGACGTGCCACTGGGAGAGCAGGAGCAGCAGCGCGAGCACGGTGGCGCCAGCACCGACCAGCGCCCCCGTGCCGCCCGAGAACACGAGCCCCAGCAGGGACCCCGGCCGGTTGGCGCTCCCCCAAAGGAGCAGCGTGAGCAGGACAAGGGACCACAGCGTCAACATCGTCAGGAGGTAGTCCCTCATCCTCGCGTCGGGTCGACCCTCCGCCGTGGCGCGCACGAGCACCCGTTGACTCCACGAGCCATAGAGGGGGAAGGCGACGACGAGCCCAACGGCCATCAGGTGGTCCAGGCTCGAGAGCATCATCGTCCACTCCGTCGCGCCGGGGCGCGCTTCCGGGTTGCGTCTCCGAGTCCCGCTTCACGCGCGGGAGTGAGGATCAGCGTCACCGCGTACAGCGCGTCCTCCTTTCCGGCATCGCCCGTGGAGGTCAGCATCGTATGAATCGCGTCCAGGTGTTCATTGAGCTGGCGGAGCTTCTGGGCGCTCAGTCGGACCTTCGCGCGCACCGCCATGAGCTCGCGCTCGGGTCCGTCCCGCCGCAGCCCACTGGCGAGAATGGCCGCGGCGACCTCGCGAGTCGTGAGGCGCAGCATCGCCTGGCTCGCGCGCACCGCCGTCCGGACCTCTCCCGGGGAGGCGGGGGCGTCCGTCAGCTGGAGACCCTCGGGGTGTATGGCATAGAGCTTCTCGCGGCTCCTGCCCTCGCCCACCTCGCCGGCCACCCGCACCACTCCAGCGCGCTCCAGGACGTCCAGGTGGTGGTACAGGGCCTGCCGGCTCCTCCCGAGCCGCTCCGCCAGGACACGGACCGTCGCGGGGCCTTCAGCAAGCGCCCCCAATACCTCATGTCGCGCGGGTGAAGCGAGTGCCGCCAGCGCCCGCCGACCCGTCCGGGCGGAGTTCCGAGGGAGTGTCATGGCGGGCATCGTAACGCGCCATCATTCCAAATTCCATGTTTTATGGAATGAACCACCCCGGCGGCGTCTTCTCGACCCCGCGCCTACGCCGCGAGGGCCGCCAGCACGTCGGCGGTGTCCACCACGCGGCCGAACTCGGTCGCCAGGGTGGCGAGGTGCACGCGGTGCATGGTGTCCGCGTCGAACAGGGTGCCATCCGGTGCCCGCTGCGCCCAGGTGTGGCAGGCATCCCCCACCACCACCAGGTCGAAGCCCAGATTGGCCGCCATGCGCGCGGTGGTGGAGACGCACATGTCCGTGGCGATGCCGAAGAGGACGACCTGCCGCACTCCGGCCGCATGCAGGCGTTCCTCCAGGTCGGTGCCGATGAAGGCGCTATTGACTGTCTTGGTGAGCAGCGGCTCGCCAGCGAGCGGCTCGAAGCCCGGCTTGAGCGCGTTGCCCGGCTGCCCCAGGCGCAGTGGCGAAGTGGGAGAGGGACTGTCATGGCGCACGATGACGAGTGGCCGCCCGGAGCGCCGCCAGGCCGCGAGCAACCGCAGTCCGTGAGCTTCCATGTGGGGGTTGTTGCGTGGGCCCCAGGACGGGTCGTCGAAGCCCTGCTGCACGTCGATGGAGATGAGCGCTGCGCGGTCGTGGAGTTCCATGTGCTTGCTCCCGTGGGTGGGGAAGCGGCACCCTAGGGAGGAAGGCCGCCGGTCGACAGGTGGCGAAGTGCCGGTCCGCCGGCGGAGTGCCGGTGGGCGCCGGGAACGGGTCCACCCGAGGAGGGAGACGACAGACATGGCGCTGGACGAGCTGGACGGGCGCATCCTGGCCCTGCTGGAGGCCAACGGGCGGGAGTCCGCCACCAAGCTGGCGGCGAAGGTGGGCCTCTCGCGCTCCGCGGTCCAGGAGCGCGTGGCCCGGCTCGAGCGCGACGGCATCATCCAGGGCTACACCATCCGGCGGGGCAGCGGCGGGCCCCCGGCCGGGGTGGACGCCTACCTCTTCGTTCGGTTGGACGGGCCGGCGTGCCCCCGCGTGGCTCCCCTGGTGCGCGAGCTGCCGGAGGTGCTCAGCGTCGAGTCGCTCGCCGGCGAGCTCGACATGCTCATCCGCGTGCGCGTCCCCGACATGACGGCCCTGAATGCACTGCGCGAGCGCGTGGCCCGCCTCCCCGAGGTGCGTACCGTCACCACCGCACCGGTGCTCGCCGTGCACCTGGACCGGCGCTGACACCACCGACCTTGTCGGCCTCCTCTCGAGCGAGCGGAGTCGCTAGGACTCGTCGCACGACAACCGGGCGTTCGCCCAGTCGGCGTGGTCGAAGTTCTTGCCGTCGCCGCCATCGGTGACCTGAAGGCTCAGCATGCGCACGCCGGAGACGCCGACGGAGAGCGGCCTGGCCGGTCCTTTGCCCCGGATGACGCCGCTGTCATACAGCACCCCGCCATCACCGAGCACCTTGAAGGTCACCGAGCCCGTCTGAGTGGTTTCGTCGTCGAGCCCGATGTCGGCCGTGAAGCTCTGGCAGTTCCGGCCGAGGTAGATCGACACCTCCGAGGGCGCGTGCGTGCCCAGGCCCTTGGCGTAGGTGACTCCTCCCATGGACAGCGGATTGCCGTCGTCACTGGCCGCCTCGCCGTTGGACCGGTCTCGTTCGACCGGGCCGTACCCATTGGTCTCGGAGAGGAACGGAAGAGCGCTGACGTAGGGGCTCCCGGTGGGTGCTGGCGGCAGAACGAAGGCCCGCAGGGCCTGCTCCACATGCACCCGTGGCGTGCCCGCCGCATCGCCGGGCAACCGGAACTCCGCCGCGATCGGAAGGTCGATGTTGCCGAACCTGCCGTTTCCACCCCCCGGATCGAGCCGGACCGTCCAGCGCCCCTGGAGGCTCTCCCCGGGAGCCATGGAGGACCGGGTGAGCTCCTCGCCCAGGGACGACCAGCCGATGGGAGGACGAACGCTGAATGTGACGTCGCGGATCGACGTGCTCGCCGGAGCGGTGAAGGTGCCGGAGACCTCCAGGATGGACCCGCTCTCGACATCCACCGGCCCGGTCGGCGTGACGGTCAGCCCGCTCGGAGGAACCTGCCGGATGGGCTCGTCGCAGGTCTGTCGGCCCGGGCTATAGCGGCAGATGATCGCCGCGAACCCGCCGTGGCGGCGCACGTTCACCGATAGCGTGTTGAACGAGCCCATGATCCACCGGTCCCTGAGCACGTCGGTGCGCTGCTCGCCAGCGTCGTCGCGGACCACCTCCACGAGCCACTGGCCCGCGCCGAGGAAGCGCAGCGGCGCGGAGACCGTCCGCGGCTCACCGGCCGCGATCGCCCCTACGAACCACCGGTCCCCCCTGCGCCGGGCGATCACCGCTTCGTTGCTGGGGTTGCCCGCCACGAACCGGGTCTCGTCCCACGCCGTCGGAACCTGGTTGAGGAAACGCAGCGCTTGCGGATGGCGCTCGTAGACTTCCGGCTTGTCGGCGAGATGCTGCCATCCGGACTCGTAGGCCACCGACAGCGCCACTTCGTGTGCGATCGACGCCTCCCGGTTGGCGGCCTCGAAGGTGACCGGGGTGTAGTCCATCGAGCCGACCACGTTGCGGGTGAAGACCTGCACGGGGTTGGTGTTCGGCGACGGCCAGTTCTCCGCACCCCGGACGGCCTCCATGGTCATCACGTGCGGCCAGGTGCGCGCCAGACCATGTGGGATCGTCGAGCCGTGGAAGTTGATCATCAGCCGCAGCTGCGCGGTCCGCTCCAGCACGGCGTCGTACCACTGGTAGCGCGACTGGGAGTCGGACTCCATGAAGTCGACCTTGACGCCCTTGACGCCCCAGGACCGCACCAGCGGCAGCCAGGAATCGCGCTCCTGAGGAGTGTCCAGCCGGGTCCAGTGGAACCACAGCAGGATGTCGACCCCCTTGGCGCGTGCGTAGCGGGTCAGCTCGGGTACCCAGGTGCTGCTCCAGCCCTCGTCGACCAGGACGTAGGACCAGCCGTTGCGCGCGGCGAAGTCCACGTAGGCCTTCTGCCGTTCGAAGTTGCCCGGGCTCGAATTCTCGCTCAACCAGGACCAGGCGGACTTGCCGGGGTGGATCCACGAGGTGTCGGTGAACCGGGCAGGGGAGGCGAGGTCATCCACCAGGGTCGACCCGGTCACCGTCGCGAGGTCGCCGATGATCGCGGTGCGCCAGGGGGTCCGCAGCGCTCCCGGGGAGTGGACCTGCGCGTCGGCCAGCACGACCTGGTAGGAGCCGGAACCCTTGTGCACGAGCCGGCTGCCCGCATAGCGGCCGTCCACATCGGACTCGGTGAGCAGCACGAAGCTGTCGCCGACCTTGAACAGGGAGGGGTAGCCGTAGTCACGGGCCGGCGCGGCGCCCGCCGTTGTCTCGATCCGGGCCTGCTCGTACTGCGCGTTGTAGGGCAGGAGCCACGCGGTGGAGGTGGCCGGCACCGAGAACGCGGACGCCTCTCCCGTCACCGTGACCCCGGTCGGGTCGGGAACCTCGTAACGGTAGGCGACTCCGTCCGCGGAGACCCGTACGAGCAGATCCAGACGCGCACCGTTGGCGTTCGCGAAGGCCAGCCGTGTCTCGGTCATCAACGACGAGCGTACGCGCCGTTTCCCGGTCGTCATGGCGTACTGCTCGAGCACCGTGCGATCGCTGCGCCCCAGCGGGCTCAGCCCCCGGGTGAGATCGGCCTGGGTGGTTTGCAGACCCACCGCCGCCGGAGCAAGGACCGTCTGGACGCCCCGGAACGCGGACAGGGTCAGTGTTCCGCTCGAGGGATTGAGCTCCACCCTCGCGGAGGGTGCACCCACGTTGGGCGCGGTGATCGTCCAGGATCTCTCCGCGATGATCGTCCGGATGGGGTTTTCAGCGGCGAAGCCGATCGCCGGGACCGCGGTGTTGAGCACGAGCGCCGTAGCAGCTCCGGCGACCCGCGAAGACTTGATTCTCGATAGCGGTGTCCGCTTCAACTTGTTCTCCAATGCTCGACGGTGGGAATTCCTGGCATCACCGTGAAATCATGGAGAACAGCTCCTTCGGTGTCGAGCTGTGAAGATGCAGGGGATGCGTTCCGCACGACACCCGACACAACGACAGCCCGAATCTGGCTGCCGTTTCGTTGGCCTTGCCACGCCGAGGACTTCTCCGGCGTGGCGTTCTCATTTCCAGCGTGCCTCGTTTCACTTCAACGGCAGAGACACATAGGACGGGCTGCTCGTCGATGAGGAGAACTTCATCGTGGAGAAGCTCGGCGCCTTGTCCGCGTAGAGCGGATCGACGGTATCGATGACGAGCGAGAGGCGATGGCCGCTTGGAACGTCATAGGCCGTCGCCGGGAAGTCCACATCCACGGTATGGGGCTGGCCAGCGACGGCGTCTCGGAGCGTGACCGCGACGTGCGTGACGAGGCTCCCCGTTCCTCCCCAGTCCGTATCATAGAGGTAGGCGATGACTGTCGTCTGCCCGGAGCTGCCCGGAGTGACGGTCAGGCGCAGGTGCGCGGCTCCGCGCACGCGTTGCGGACTCGTCAGCCAGTCCGATTGCCAGACGCCCGCGTTGGACCGGTCCACCGCCGGAATCCACGCCATGGGGGGTTCACCCGTGATGGCCTCCACGCCGTTCGTCAGCATCAACAGGCCTCCGTTGGCG contains:
- a CDS encoding CPBP family intramembrane glutamic endopeptidase, producing MMLSSLDHLMAVGLVVAFPLYGSWSQRVLVRATAEGRPDARMRDYLLTMLTLWSLVLLTLLLWGSANRPGSLLGLVFSGGTGALVGAGATVLALLLLLSQWHVINRLDDAGRAQLAAQMGSVSTLLPQTSREYRTFQALSVTAGICEEVLYRGFLLWYAAVFFGVWPAVILTGLVFGLAHLYQGAAGVVKSTAVGLLLGALYATTESLLWPILIHIAIDLQGGAIGWALSGARREAV
- a CDS encoding ArsR/SmtB family transcription factor; amino-acid sequence: MTLPRNSARTGRRALAALASPARHEVLGALAEGPATVRVLAERLGRSRQALYHHLDVLERAGVVRVAGEVGEGRSREKLYAIHPEGLQLTDAPASPGEVRTAVRASQAMLRLTTREVAAAILASGLRRDGPERELMAVRAKVRLSAQKLRQLNEHLDAIHTMLTSTGDAGKEDALYAVTLILTPAREAGLGDATRKRAPARRSGR
- a CDS encoding cysteine hydrolase family protein; amino-acid sequence: MELHDRAALISIDVQQGFDDPSWGPRNNPHMEAHGLRLLAAWRRSGRPLVIVRHDSPSPTSPLRLGQPGNALKPGFEPLAGEPLLTKTVNSAFIGTDLEERLHAAGVRQVVLFGIATDMCVSTTARMAANLGFDLVVVGDACHTWAQRAPDGTLFDADTMHRVHLATLATEFGRVVDTADVLAALAA
- a CDS encoding Lrp/AsnC family transcriptional regulator — translated: MALDELDGRILALLEANGRESATKLAAKVGLSRSAVQERVARLERDGIIQGYTIRRGSGGPPAGVDAYLFVRLDGPACPRVAPLVRELPEVLSVESLAGELDMLIRVRVPDMTALNALRERVARLPEVRTVTTAPVLAVHLDRR
- a CDS encoding glycoside hydrolase family 97 catalytic domain-containing protein, with product MLNTAVPAIGFAAENPIRTIIAERSWTITAPNVGAPSARVELNPSSGTLTLSAFRGVQTVLAPAAVGLQTTQADLTRGLSPLGRSDRTVLEQYAMTTGKRRVRSSLMTETRLAFANANGARLDLLVRVSADGVAYRYEVPDPTGVTVTGEASAFSVPATSTAWLLPYNAQYEQARIETTAGAAPARDYGYPSLFKVGDSFVLLTESDVDGRYAGSRLVHKGSGSYQVVLADAQVHSPGALRTPWRTAIIGDLATVTGSTLVDDLASPARFTDTSWIHPGKSAWSWLSENSSPGNFERQKAYVDFAARNGWSYVLVDEGWSSTWVPELTRYARAKGVDILLWFHWTRLDTPQERDSWLPLVRSWGVKGVKVDFMESDSQSRYQWYDAVLERTAQLRLMINFHGSTIPHGLARTWPHVMTMEAVRGAENWPSPNTNPVQVFTRNVVGSMDYTPVTFEAANREASIAHEVALSVAYESGWQHLADKPEVYERHPQALRFLNQVPTAWDETRFVAGNPSNEAVIARRRGDRWFVGAIAAGEPRTVSAPLRFLGAGQWLVEVVRDDAGEQRTDVLRDRWIMGSFNTLSVNVRRHGGFAAIICRYSPGRQTCDEPIRQVPPSGLTVTPTGPVDVESGSILEVSGTFTAPASTSIRDVTFSVRPPIGWSSLGEELTRSSMAPGESLQGRWTVRLDPGGGNGRFGNIDLPIAAEFRLPGDAAGTPRVHVEQALRAFVLPPAPTGSPYVSALPFLSETNGYGPVERDRSNGEAASDDGNPLSMGGVTYAKGLGTHAPSEVSIYLGRNCQSFTADIGLDDETTQTGSVTFKVLGDGGVLYDSGVIRGKGPARPLSVGVSGVRMLSLQVTDGGDGKNFDHADWANARLSCDES